The DNA sequence AAGAAGAAGCAGAACCACTCGCCGGTCAGGAAGGTGTACTCTTTACCGAGAAACAAAATGAGGTAAAAGAGGAATCTGAAATAGAAAAAAAATTATTACCGTCACTTCAAGAGCAGAAAAAAATACAGGAAGAAATAGAGGAAAAAGAAGAAAAGCAAGAGACGAAAGAGGATATAAAAACTAAAAAATTTGCTGAAAAACTCATCGAGACGCAAGGAACAATAGATTCAGATATACCCAAACCTGATACAACGACATCAGAGATTCCTGATCATGAACATCAACGAGAATTCGAAAGAGGATTGGACGAACAGGAAAGTCCCGGCGAATCAGAAAAACCCAAGGTTTCCTTTAATGTTCATGCAAAGAAAGAGGGATCAAGTAATGAGCCAATACTCTTTGAGGATACTATATCGAATTCGGCAATCCCGGGTGCGCCATCTTTTAACGTCAAAAAACACGAATATGCCGATTATTTTAAGCATATCCGGGATAGGGTATCGCTGTATTGGTTCCTTGGATACGGAACTCGTGCCGAGATAAAACTGGAGACTAAAAATGACAAACCAATCGTTATTGAATTTAAGGTTTTACCCAATGGTTCAATCGATGATGTGAAAATCTTAGATGATGCCGGAAATTTTCCGCTTGCATCGAGGCTCATATTCTCAGTCAAAAATGCGGCACCGTTAAATCCTTTCCCATCCAATATCAAAGAACCATCAATCGATGTAAAATTTAATTTTTATTTTTTCTAGATAGGAGGAAATACTACTTTGGAATGGTTATTAGGTGGTGGTCCTATAATGATACCACTATTAATTTGTTCTGTGTTATCCCTCGCAGTAATCATTGAAAGAGCGATTAATCTGCGCAGGAATAAAATATTGAAACCAGAAATCATTCAAACCATAGAAGCTATACGGAATGTAGATGATATACCTTTTGCAATTTCTAAGTGTGAGGTAATTTCAGGTCCTTTCTCAAACCTCTTACGAAGAATCTTGGTCAATAACCATCTTACACGGGAGGAAAAATTTATTGATATACAGGCTGCCGGGAGACAGGAAACAAAAGTGCTTGAGAGAAGACTGCTCGTATTAGAGGTCATTACTGCAGTAGCTCCGCTATTAGGACTGCTTGGAACAGTGCTGGGACTGGAAAATATCTTTGGAATTATATCAGAATTGGGTTTAGGGCAGGCCAAAGCATTTTCTGCAGGGCTTGCAGAGGCTATCCGAACTACCGTATTCGGACTGTTTATTGCAATTCCATCTCTGGTTGCTTATAGTTATTTTGATAAAAAAGTGGACACCTTTGTCCTCGAAATGGAAGAATATTCCATGCATATTCTCAATAAACTTTATCCGTCTAAAGAAAAAACAAAAAGTCAATAACTATTTTCTATGAGAGAGGAACTATGCGCTTTCGGGAAAAACGTATTACAAGATCTATCATAAATCTCACCCCAATGGTAGACATGTTGTTTCTGATACTCTTATTTTTTCTGGTCACCTCTAGTTTTACAGAGCAACCAAATATTAAACTGGAACTCCCTTCTACTAAATATACATCTACCAGCAAACTCGAAGAAAGAATCTTAACGATTTCTCGGGATGAGAAGTTATTTTTTCAAAATGAACCTGTTGAAAGAAAAGACCTTATCTTGGTATTGAAAAACGCCTTTTCCAAACAAGATGACAAAACGCTTGTCCTGCGGGCAGATAAAAATGTCACGTATGGAACAGTTGTTGATATTATGGATGCGGCTAAAGGTGCTGGTTTAAAAAGAATTGTCGCTCCTACCATCCTTGAACCAGAAAAGAATCCTTAGACTATTTAACTATCACAGACCTCCTTTGCGGCCATAAGATGTAGGGCGAGGCTTTAGCCTTGCCGCCCCCGTCTGAATATATACACGAGGATGGCAACCCTGAAGGGTTGCCCTACAGAATGGAAATTCCTATGCATCAAGTCATGTATTCGGCAACCTTTTACACCACGAATACATAAATTTAGATATGAGTCAAATACTTGTCCAAAATTTTGCCAAGTTCAGGCACAGCAATCTCTACATGTTCCTTACCCTTGGGACGCAACTTATTATAAACCTTTATTACTGTCGCGTTACTACTGGACTTAGCCCGCTGATCAGTTACCTGCAGCAGGCTTTCAGCCACATCACCAGCCCGGGCACTGAGATACTGCTCCAGCGAACCGTTGGAACCTTCCTCATAATAATACTGATAGTATACCTGAAGTTGCCCGATAAAATCTTCGAGCAGCGAATTGACCGACTTCTCAATCATCCGAGGCTTCAAGGTATTGACCAACCCATAAGCAGTCTTCATCACCACGCTTGACAGCCCCTTCTTCGATTTAATTTGTTGGTCAACGAGAGTAACACAGTCAGCAACTACAAATGGACGTATATCCGGATTTTTCGCCAATGTTCTTAGATCTTTCATAATTCACTCCCTGGAAATACTTTCACGTTTATGTGATGATAGAAACAATAAAAAATTATAGACAACTTAAAGAGAAACACTCCTGGTTATTGTTCTCTCATTTACGGTCTCTTCTCATGAAAAAGCAGGAGTTGACGTAGGGCAAGGCTTTAGCCTTGCTCCCCCTGTCTGACCATGCACGAGGGGCAGCAAACTTCTTTCTTAGAGGTTGTTTCAGTAGCCGATCCAGAAGAAAGGAGTTGGAGATGAGAAAGAGTTTAGCACACACCGTGTGGGAATGCAAGTATCATGTGGTGTGGGTGCCGAAAAAGCGAAGGAAAGTTGTGTATGGAGGATTACGCCAAGAGATAGGAACGCTACTAAGGAGTTGTGTGAGTACAAAGGGGTAGAGCTCCTTGAAGGGAAGGCATGTATAGATCCATGCATATGTGTGTATCAATACCACCAAAGTATTCAATACCAACGATAGTGAGATACTTGAAAGGCAAAAGCGCAATAATCATCTTTGAGAAGTATAGTAAGCGGAAGAAGAGCTTCATGGGACATAGTTTTTGAGCACGTGGATACTATGTAAGTACAGTTGGTTTAGATGAAGCAAAGATAAGGAAATACATTCAAGTTTTTGTACAAATACTTATGGTCAGGTATTTAGCTGTAAAACAAGCAATTTGCTCGCACAAATTTTTAGATTTTTTTCTTTTGATTGTAGTTTTTCTATTCTATGATAGTAACAGTATTCACTATAGAACGTTATTCTTTATACACATCGATTCATTAGAGAAGGAGTAAAGATGAATATTCTTGTTTCTGGCTCATTGGCGTATGACAGGATTATGGACTTTCCGGGAAAATTCTCTGACCATATACTTCCCGATAAGGTACACGTATTAAATGTATGCTTTATGATAAATGGTTTAAGTGAAAATTTTGGAGGAACTGCGGGTAATATTGCTTACGCTCTCTCGCTTCTTGATGAAAACCCAACCATAATAGCTACGGCTGGACGTGATTTTGACCCTTATAGAAATTGGTTAACGAAGAATAAGATTTCCACAAACCATATTAAGATCATCGATGAAGAACTAACTGCGGGCGCCTATATAACTACTGATCAATCGGATAATCAGATAACGGCATTTAATCCGGGTGCAATGAAATGGAGCGCCGATTTTCATTTTGATTCTCTTGCATCTGAAAAAACCCTTGCAATTGTTGCGCCGGGGAATTTAGACGACATGATAAACCTTTCAACACTCTATAAAAAGAAGAAGGTTAATTATATTTTTGATCCGGGTCAGTCCCTTCCCGCCTGGAAGAAAGAGCTTTTGATTGATATGATACAAGGATCAAAGATATTTATCTGCAACGATTATGAGTTACAGTTAACTCAGGAAAAAACCTCTATGACGCTTAACGACATCCTGGAGAAGACTGAAATATTGATAGTAACAAAAGGTGAGTTTGGTTCTGTGGTAATGCAGAAAGAAAATACGGGAATAAAAAGTTTTGATATTCCGGCAGCGAAAGCGCATGAGATATGCGATCCTACCGGAGCTGGTGATGCTTACCGGGCTGGACTTATTAAGGGACTTGCAATATCAAAAGATGATATCATTCATGCTGCAAAAATAGGATCCGTTTGTGCTGTTTATGCGGTAGAAGTATATGGCTCCCAAAATTTTCATTTTACCCCCGAATCGTTCAATAAACGCTTCAAGGATGTTTTTGGGAAAGAGGCTTTTTAAGGTATGATTATTAATTATAATTGTATAGATTCTATAGATAACTCAAGGAGAAATGCTCTGTTGTTCTTCTTTTACTATTTACGTTTAATCAGGCCTTCGGCGACTTTTAAATCGTAAAGACGTGTAGTGGCAAGGCGCGCTTTGCCATTCCGTAGTTTGTTTGAATTTCCTATACATTAAAATAAACCTTCGGCAGCCTAAGACGTAGGGCAAGGCTTTAGCCTTGCCGCCCCGCTAAATATGTGCACGGGGATGACAACCCGAAAGGGTTGCCCTACAGAATTGAAATTTCTATACATCCCATGAGATTGTAAACCAGAATATACCATAATTCTGATGAATTTATCTATATCTCCTCCGAAATTTAAAAATCCTTATGAAAAGGGTTAACGCAGTATGAAAGTTTGTCATTTTTGTGGAAATAAGAATTTCAAAAATACTCAAGTTCCTTATACGTATAAAAATTATAATAATTTTCTTGATGAATGAAAAAGAATTTGAATACATGGTAATAAAATATCCTGTAGTTTCACCTATTGTATTTCCTTCAAATTTCAAGTTCACTCTCGGTAAGCTGAGGTTCCTGAATTTTGTCAATTGTTTTTGCAAGAAAACAGTATGAGATTTGCAAGCATTTCCATCGATTGCGATATTCGATGATAAGACCCACCGCTTTGTCATGAGAATTATCGTAATATAGCTTTCCGTTTCTTCGAGAATTTCGCGCTTAAGGGTAGAATACAAATCTTCGTTTTCCTCAATTCCACCTTCCAGGAAGCTTATGATAATTATGCTTCGTCACTGCCAGTAATGTAATTTCTTGTTTTCATTACATAGTATTTTCTTTCTATCAAAGGAGAAACTTGCCAAATCAATAAAATATCTTTATAGTATTGCACATGATAAGATACATACTAATACACTGTCAACTTAATTTATCATAATAGACTCTCTCGTATGTGTCATTGCGAGGGGTATTTTCCAGAAGCAATCTCTTTTGAAATATCCAGGGGATTGCTTCGGACAATACCCTCGCAATGACACAGCCATATGCAGTTGAACCGATACAAATCGTATTATCATGAATTATATTGACAGTGTACTAAAAACCTCTACAGGTATTTTCAAAATATTTTCTCGGAGACAAGTTACATGAGTAATCAACCAAACAAAGTAATCTATTCCATGTTCAAGGTAAGCAAATATTATGATAAGAAGCCCGTGCTGAAGGATATTTCCCTCTCGTATTTTTATGGCGCAAAAATTGGTGTGCTGGGTTTAAATGGTTCAGGAAAGAGTTCTCTTCTGCGCATTCTTGCTGGAGCAGATAAGGACTTTAACGGACAGGCAACCCTTTCCGCAGGCTACACAGTTGGATTTCTCGAACAAGAACCGTTCCTGGATGGAACAAAAACGGTGCGTGAGATTGTGGAGCAGGGTGTTCAGGAATTGGCAGACCTCCATAATGAGTACAACCAGATTAACGAGCAATTTGCCAAACCAATGTCGGATGAAGATATGAATAAGCTGATAGAACGGCAGGGGGAGGTGCAGGAAAAAATTGATTCACTGGGGGCGTGGGATTTGGATTCTCGTCTGGAAATGGCTATGGATGCCTTACGTTGCCCTGAAGGGAACACACCGGTAAAGGTATTATCCGGAGGAGAACGACGTCGTGTTGCACTTTGCCGGTTATTATTACAAAAGCCGGACATTCTGCTTTTAGACGAACCGACGAACCACCTTGATGCCGAATCCGTAGCCTGGTTAGAGCATCATTTGCAAAATTATGAGGGAACCGTAATTGCGGTAACCCATGATCGTTATTTTCTCGATAATGTAGCTGGTTGGATATTAGAGCTGGACCGGGGGTATGGAATTCCATGGAAGGGGAATTATACGTCGTGGCTTGAGCAAAAGCAAAAGAGATTGCAGCAGGAAGAAAAGCAAGAAACAGAACGGCAGAAGACTTTACAGCGCGAGCTGGAATGGATCAGGATGACGCCGAAAGGCAGACATGCAAAATCAAAGGCGCGTATTAACTCTTATGAGGTACTTCTTGAACAACAAAATGAAAAACGAATAAAGGAGTTAGAGATCTACATTCCACCCGGCCCAAGATTGGGTAATTTAGTTATTGAGGCAGACCGGATCTCCAAGGCATACGGGGATTGTATTTTGGTGGAGGGGATGACGTTTTCTCTGCCGCGGGGAGGCATCATTGGAGTTATTGGTCCTAATGGTGCCGGGAAAACTACGCTATTCCGAATGATAACCGGTCAGGAGAAACCGGATGCCGGCACAATTCGGGTGGGAGAGTCGGTTAAGCTTGCGTACGTTGACCAGAGCCGGGAAACCCTCGATCCGAATAAGACCGTATGGGAAATAATTTCCGGATGCCGGGATACCATCCGGCTTGGCAGCAGAGAGGTTAATTCCCGTGCTTATGTAGCGCGTTTTAATTTTTTTGGGGCAGACCAGCAAAAATTGGTGGGAGCCCTATCCGGGGGAGAACGGAACAGGGTACACCTTGCCTGCATGTTGAAAGATGGCGCCAATGTGCTTCTGTTGGATGAACCCACGAACGATCTTGATGTAAACACCATGCGAGCCCTTGAAGATGCCCTGGAAAACTTCTCCGGCTGTGTCGTGGTAATTAGCCATGACCGATGGTTCCTGGATCGAATTGCTACCCATATCCTTGCTTTTGAGGGTGATAGCAAAGTCGTCTGGTTTGAAGGAAATTATTCCGAATACGAGGCAGATCGAAAGAAACGTCTCGGCGCTGCAGGCGACCAACCCCATCGCATTAAATACCGACATTTGACAAGGGCTTAACGGAGAATAAAGATTTATTATTTACTATTAGTTAGATTCTGAATTAAATGAAAAGCCTCATCTGCCGTATCCACTAAATGGTAGATGTGCATATCTTCCGGATTTATAGCATTGTTTTTTTTGTATATCTGATTTTCTATCCACTCTAAAAGTGGTGACCAATATTCTCTGTTTATTAAAATAATGGGAATTGGTTTGCTCTTTTTTGTTTGAACCAGGGTAATCAATTCAAAAAACTCATCGAGAGTTCCAAAGCCCCCTGGGAAAAAAATATAGACCTCTGAGGCAAATGACAACATTAATTTACGTATAAAAAAGTGATTAACCGCTATAGATTCTATGACATATGGATTGGTCTTTTGCTCAACAGCTAATTGGATATTAATCCCAACAGATTTTCCACCCGCATCATATGCGCCTCGATTGGCCGCTTCCATCACACCCGGGCCTCCGCCCGTAATTACGGCAAAACCAGCCTTGGCCAATTTATATCCTAATTTCCTTGCCTCTTTATAAATTTCATCTTTAAATCCACGGCGAGCCGAACCAA is a window from the Candidatus Jettenia sp. genome containing:
- a CDS encoding MotA/TolQ/ExbB proton channel family protein, with amino-acid sequence MEWLLGGGPIMIPLLICSVLSLAVIIERAINLRRNKILKPEIIQTIEAIRNVDDIPFAISKCEVISGPFSNLLRRILVNNHLTREEKFIDIQAAGRQETKVLERRLLVLEVITAVAPLLGLLGTVLGLENIFGIISELGLGQAKAFSAGLAEAIRTTVFGLFIAIPSLVAYSYFDKKVDTFVLEMEEYSMHILNKLYPSKEKTKSQ
- a CDS encoding biopolymer transporter ExbD, which gives rise to MRFREKRITRSIINLTPMVDMLFLILLFFLVTSSFTEQPNIKLELPSTKYTSTSKLEERILTISRDEKLFFQNEPVERKDLILVLKNAFSKQDDKTLVLRADKNVTYGTVVDIMDAAKGAGLKRIVAPTILEPEKNP
- a CDS encoding carbohydrate kinase family protein: MNILVSGSLAYDRIMDFPGKFSDHILPDKVHVLNVCFMINGLSENFGGTAGNIAYALSLLDENPTIIATAGRDFDPYRNWLTKNKISTNHIKIIDEELTAGAYITTDQSDNQITAFNPGAMKWSADFHFDSLASEKTLAIVAPGNLDDMINLSTLYKKKKVNYIFDPGQSLPAWKKELLIDMIQGSKIFICNDYELQLTQEKTSMTLNDILEKTEILIVTKGEFGSVVMQKENTGIKSFDIPAAKAHEICDPTGAGDAYRAGLIKGLAISKDDIIHAAKIGSVCAVYAVEVYGSQNFHFTPESFNKRFKDVFGKEAF
- the ettA gene encoding energy-dependent translational throttle protein EttA; protein product: MSNQPNKVIYSMFKVSKYYDKKPVLKDISLSYFYGAKIGVLGLNGSGKSSLLRILAGADKDFNGQATLSAGYTVGFLEQEPFLDGTKTVREIVEQGVQELADLHNEYNQINEQFAKPMSDEDMNKLIERQGEVQEKIDSLGAWDLDSRLEMAMDALRCPEGNTPVKVLSGGERRRVALCRLLLQKPDILLLDEPTNHLDAESVAWLEHHLQNYEGTVIAVTHDRYFLDNVAGWILELDRGYGIPWKGNYTSWLEQKQKRLQQEEKQETERQKTLQRELEWIRMTPKGRHAKSKARINSYEVLLEQQNEKRIKELEIYIPPGPRLGNLVIEADRISKAYGDCILVEGMTFSLPRGGIIGVIGPNGAGKTTLFRMITGQEKPDAGTIRVGESVKLAYVDQSRETLDPNKTVWEIISGCRDTIRLGSREVNSRAYVARFNFFGADQQKLVGALSGGERNRVHLACMLKDGANVLLLDEPTNDLDVNTMRALEDALENFSGCVVVISHDRWFLDRIATHILAFEGDSKVVWFEGNYSEYEADRKKRLGAAGDQPHRIKYRHLTRA
- a CDS encoding TIGR00730 family Rossman fold protein, translated to MSSKKKKKTKRKTKKVSITPDHRIDKVIEGHVEETSSWRIFKIIGEFVSGYEFLRNYPLSASIFGSARRGFKDEIYKEARKLGYKLAKAGFAVITGGGPGVMEAANRGAYDAGGKSVGINIQLAVEQKTNPYVIESIAVNHFFIRKLMLSFASEVYIFFPGGFGTLDEFFELITLVQTKKSKPIPIILINREYWSPLLEWIENQIYKKNNAINPEDMHIYHLVDTADEAFHLIQNLTNSK